The Triticum aestivum cultivar Chinese Spring chromosome 7B, IWGSC CS RefSeq v2.1, whole genome shotgun sequence genome window below encodes:
- the LOC123157374 gene encoding pentatricopeptide repeat-containing protein At2g26790, mitochondrial: MLLWRRKCVAECRRHARLPPAAQPSPSPRRRRRLSVLAACAHHPDDEATSSGEERPSCAPGEITRRRSFAPSLSSAGVVRTLQRLERKPAIAFAYFKDTESIGFRHDLATYTEIIRVLSHKGQGRMLFSLFREILSPADGGGGGPEIVPLMDQLRKTCTTSYALLFATNCLITTCTACCSAPDTIGLFGDLFRLGIVPAVLTCNILLKFAAESGDSEIVVLAYDQIKLFGLTLDAHALGLITRSLFREKKADKAFQVWVEMIEMGVKPDIHAYSSFITGLCDCGKIDLAYAILQEISREGVQVEPMAYNMVMDGLCKEMRLQEVEMLLENKARQGFTPDIYGYSYLIRSYGKAGNLLKVLDHYQAMVSHGFETNCHIASYLLQCFTKLGMTSEVTEHFQKLRDSGLHVDGVLYNIAIYAHCKLGNMDEAVKLLREMKAEDLTPDRIHYTCVIKGYCLRGDVPNARQAFEVMLKANVKPDVVTYNILASGFCKNGLVTEVFGLLDHMADQGLEPNSLTYGIIIDGFCRSGNLSEAEVLFNIVEEKGIDRIEVLYSSMVRGYLHSGWTDHAYMLFLRVAKQGKFVDHFSCSKLMNDLCRDGNVQGASTVCSMMLENNVIPDVISYSKLISAYCQTGDMHNACLWFHDMVQRGRSVDVIVYTVLMNGYCKVGQMEEACKLFDQMINLGIKPDVIAYTVLLDGHLKEYLQRCWQGVSKERRTYLLRVKQNRLLSSMKKMEIEPDVPFYTVLIDGQCKADFLEEAQGRFDELLQKGLTPDQYVYTALISGYCSQGEIEKAQYLFEEMVDRGIKPDVLTFSVLNQKTLRERQYE; this comes from the coding sequence ATGCTCCTGTGGCGCCGCAAATGCGTCGCCGAGTGCCGCAGGCACGCCCGCCTCCCTCCCGCGGCGCAGCCATCCccatcccctcgccgccgccgccgcctctccgtgCTCGCCGCCTGTGCGCACCACCCGGACGATGAAGCCACCTCGAGCGGCGAGGAGAGGCCCAGCTGCGCTCCCGGTGAGATTACCAGGAGAAGGAGCTTTGCTCCGAGCCTGAGCTCCGCCGGCGTCGTCAGGACTCTTCAGCGCCTGGAGAGGAAGCCTGCCATCGCGTTCGCCTACTTCAAGGACACCGAGAGCATCGGCTTTCGCCATGACCTCGCTACCTACACTGAGATCATCCGCGTTCTGTCACACAAGGGCCAGGGGAGGATGCTGTTTTCCTTGTTCCGTGAGATCCTCTCGCCGGcagatggcggtggcggcggccctgAGATCGTGCCTCTCATGGATCAGCTCAGAAAGACGTGCACTACTTCGTATGCTCTCTTGTTTGCGACTAATTGCTTGATCACGACATGCACCGCTTGTTGCAGTGCACCGGACACAATAGGGCTGTTTGGTGACCTCTTTAGGCTTGGAATTGTCCCGGCAGTTTTGACTTGCAACATACTACTCAAATTTGCAGCTGAGAGCGGTGACTCGGAGATTGTTGTATTGGCTTATGATCAAATTAAGCTCTTTGGATTGACTTTGGATGCTCACGCATTAGGCCTTATCACCAGGTCTCTCTTTCGAGAAAAGAAGGCAGACAAAGCATTCCAAGTGTGGGTTGAGATGATTGAAATGGGGGTGAAACCAGATATACATGCATACTCATCATTTATAACCGGTCTGTGTGATTGCGGAAAGATTGATTTGGCCTATGCTATTCTGCAAGAGATCAGCAGGGAGGGGGTTCAAGTTGAGCCTATGGCTTATAACATGGTAATGGATGGGCTGTGCAAGGAAATGAGACTGCAGGAGGTTGAAATGCTCTTGGAGAACAAGGCGAGGCAAGGTTTCACCCCAGATATATATGGTTATAGCTATCTCATTCGGAGTTACGGCAAAGCGGGCAACTTACTCAAGGTGTTGGATCATTATCAAGCCATGGTATCCCATGGTTTCGAAACAAATTGCCACATTGCGAGTTACCTTCTACAATGCTTTACGAAGTTAGGCATGACATCTGAGGTTACAGAGCATTTCCAGAAACTGAGAGATTCGGGACTCCATGTAGATGGGGTTCTGTATAACATTGCCATTTATGCTCATTGCAAGCTTGGGAACATGGATGAGGCAGTTAAGCTACTGAGAGAAATGAAGGCTGAGGATCTGACACCTGACAGAATTCACTATACATGCGTGATCAAGGGTTATTGTTTGAGGGGAGATGTACCAAATGCACGTCAAGCGTTTGAAGTGATGCTGAAGGCAAATGTAAAGCCAGATGTAGTTACATATAACATATTGGCCAGTGGGTTTTGCAAGAATGGTCTTGTTACAGAGGTGTTTGGCCTTCTAGACCATATGGCGGATCAAGGGTTAGAGCCTAATTCACTCACTTATGGTATAATAATTGATGGGTTTTGCAGAAGTGGCAACCTTAGTGAAGCTGAGGTGTTATTTAATATAGTAGAAGAGAAAGGAATCGATCGCATTGAAGTATTGTACAGTTCAATGGTTCGTGGCTATTTGCATTCAGGCTGGACTGATCATGCTTACATGCTTTTTCTTAGGGTTGCTAAGCAAGGAAAATTTGTGGATCATTTCTCATGTTCAAAGTTGATGAATGACCTTTGTAGGGATGGAAATGTCCAGGGAGCTTCAACAGTTTGCAGCATGATGTTAGAAAATAATGTTATTCCTGATGTAATTTCATATAGCAAACTCATATCAGCCTATTGTCAGACAGGAGATATGCACAATGCTTGCTTATGGTTTCATGATATGGTTCAGCGAGGACGTTCTGTTGATGTTATTGTATACACTGTACTAATGAATGGTTACTGCAAGGTTGGCCAGATGGAAGAAGCTTGCAAATTGTTTGATCAGATGATAAACTTAGGTATTAAGCCTGACGTAATTGCATATACCGTGCTACTGGATGGTCACCTAAAAGAGTACCTGCAGCGGTGCTGGCAGGGCGTGAGTAAGGAGAGAAGGACCTATCTTCTTAGAGTAAAGCAGAACAGGTTGCTCAGCTCTATGAAAAAAATGGAAATTGAACCTGACGTACCCTTTTACACCGTATTGATAGATGGGCAGTGCAAAGCCGATTTTTTGGAGGAAGCCCAGGGACGATTTGATGAATTGTTGCAGAAAGGGCTTACTCCTGATCAATATGTATACACAGCTCTTATAAGTGGATATTGCAGCCAGGGAGAAATAGAGAAGGCACAATATCTTTTTGAAGAAATGGTAGACAGGGGAATAAAACCAGATGTACTGACCTTTTCTGTATTAAATCAGAAAACCTTGAGGGAAAGGCAgtatgagtga